A single genomic interval of Juglans regia cultivar Chandler chromosome 1, Walnut 2.0, whole genome shotgun sequence harbors:
- the LOC108995644 gene encoding actin-related protein 6 — protein sequence MIFEVIFFSFKSPTTPRLEQMQKIQYQSHSHFPGDMSNVVVVLDNGGGLLKAGLGGERDPSTVLPNCLLRPLSSKKWLHPSPTIAASSSEDPLDLTSAAVRRPLDRGYLINPDLQRDIWAHLFNSLLHISPSQSSLLLTEPLFNLPSIQRATDELVFEDFNFSALYVADSPSLAHLYETSRRHVVSRGAAQCSLVVDCGFSFTHAAPVFQNFTLNYAVKRIDLGGKALTNYLKELVSYRSVNVMDETFLMDDVKEKLCFVSLDVARDLGVARKPGKKNLLRCTYVLPDGVTHTKGFVKDPDQAQRYLSLTDGAPPSNLGAKVDMDHIEVTEKPEDRKRIDLTKNEFDLTNERFLVPEMLFHPADLGMNQAGLAECIVRAVNSCHPHLHPILYESIILTGGSTLFPRFAERLERELRPLVPDDYQVKMTTQENPILGVWRGGSLLASSPDFEAMCVTKSEYEELGSARCRRRFFH from the exons ATGAtttttgaagtaatttttttcagtttcaaaaGCCCTACTACACCGAGACTCGAACAAATGCAAAAAATCCAGTACCAATCCCATTCTCACTTCCCGGGAGACATGTCGAACGTGGTCGTCGTCCTCGACAATGGCGGTGGCCTTCTCAAGGCCGGTCTCGGCGGCGAACGCGACCCATCCACCGTCCTCCCCAACTGCCTCCTCCGCCCCCTTTCCTCCAAGAAATGGCTCCACCCCTCCCCCACCATCGCCGCCTCCTCCTCCGAAGACCCACTGGACCTCACCTCAGCCGCTGTGCGTCGTCCCCTCGACCGCGGCTACCTCATTAACCCTGACCTCCAGCGAGACATCTGGGCTCACCTCTTTAACTCCCTCCTCCATATCAGCCCCTCTCAGTCCTCACTGCTACTGACCGAGCCCCTCTTCAACTTGCCCTCCATCCAACGCGCCACGGACGAGCTCGTCTTCGAGGACTTCAACTTTTCAGCACTTTACGTCGCCGACTCCCCCTCCCTGGCCCACCTCTACGAGACCAGCCGCCGCCACGTCGTCTCGAGGGGTGCGGCCCAGTGCAGCCTCGTGGTTGACTGCGGGTTCTCCTTCACCCACGCTGCCCCCGTGTTCCAGAACTTCACCCTCAACTACGCCGTCAAACGTATCGACCTCGGAGGCAAAGCCCTCACCAATTACCTCAAGGAGCTCGTCTCCTACCGTTCCGTAAACGTCATGGACGAGACCTTCTTGATGGACGATGTCAAAGAGAAGCTCTGCTTCGTCTCCCTCGACGTCGCGCGTGACCTTGGCGTCGCAAG GAAGCCCGGGAAGAAAAACTTGTTGAGGTGCACTTACGTGCTTCCAGACGGTGTTACGCACACCAAGGGCTTTGTTAAGGACCCGGACCAAGCGCAGAGATACCTGTCGCTGACAGATGGGGCTCCACCATCAAACTTAGGAGCTAAGGTGGATATGGACCACATTGAGGTTACAGAGAAACCTGAGGACCGAAAGAGAATTGATTTAACCAAAAAT GAGTTTGACTTGACAAATGAGCGCTTCCTTGTCCCAGAGATGCTCTTCCATCCTGCGGATCTGG GAATGAACCAGGCTGGGCTAGCAGAGTGCATTGTTCGAGCTGTCAATTCTTGCCATCCTCATCTTCACCCTATACTCTatgaaag CATTATTTTAACAGGTGGAAGCACGTTATTTCCTCGATTTGCTGAGAGATT AGAGAGGGAGCTTCGGCCTCTTGTCCCTGATGACTACCAAGTGAAGATGACAACTCAAGAAAA TCCCATACTAGGTGTCTGGCGGGGGGGATCGCTTTTGGCATCCAGTCCCGATTTTGAAGCAATGTGTGTCACTAAATCCGAGTATGAGGAGCTCGGATCTGCCCGATGTCGAAGGAGATTCTTCCATTGA